CTCTCATGGgacttcctccccctcctcgGCTGCTACTGGAGCACCTCCTCTCTTCACTTTCCTCTGGTCTCATTCTCCTTTTCTGTTTCATCCTTTGTTCTCGATCCACCCGGGAAGAAGAGTACCCACTGCCGCTTCTCCGCCTGgtcctcttcccccttccacTATCATCACTTTCATCATCACCATCTTCGTCCTCATCGCTGCTGTTGTTCACCATTCTTTTGTTGCGTCTTTTCTTCTCACTGTCGatgctttcttcttctctccttctcctccgattcatcatttcatttttttccttctcggCCATCCATCGTTTCTTCTCAAGTAGCcgcctcttcctccttgccCTTTCATCATCCGAGGAGCTCTCCTCCCTGCTGTCATTTTCGCTTGAACTGCGATACTTCTTCTTGTCGGGCGCACCCATCCTGCGATTCTCGCCTGGGTGGCTGGTCACTTGGCTTCGTCGCTTCGATGATCACTTAGCTTCTCCGCTtcgtcactttttttcttcttcctttggtgcccccccttctcctcctcacGATGATCATTCATTAATCGAGCGCAAAAGGTCAGAAAACTAGCGTGGGAACAGAAGGACGACGCATCTACATGGGCATACGTACTCGCGTTACTCGTTTGAGTTATATACCCACGTACAAACACGTGAATCAGCgcgtcccctttttttttttttccctctcttgACTGGCTCCACGAAGACTTTGCAGAGGCGTGCCTTCTTTTCACGTTTTCTGCGCTTTGTGAAAGGAACGCTCTATCGGTGGGTTCCTTCTACGCATAAAGCTACGGATGATGTAGTGTTACGCGTATACGTATGGTACTTTTTATGACCCCTATGTATATACGCatgtatgtgtttttttttcttttttcaaggCGAATGAATCGTATCAACTGAGGAGAATTTTTCGCCCATCTACATAACGCAGTACCGCCgtagaaaataatttttcaatttcctcGTAGCGTTGGAGGAAGCTCCTTATCAGTGCATTAATCCATTCGGACGTTTCCTTGTTagcccattttttccctttttttttttttttttttttttttcattttttggtgACTCCTCGCATATGTTATAACCAACACCGACGAAAATCATATTTTATAATCCCCAACGCGAAAGTGACTCCTTTCGCTAAGTCGCTTCAACGGGACGAGGTGAGCAAGAGGAGCTACCTTTTCTGCATTTCAGTTGTATACACTACATCATTGCTACGTTGTGTTGTGTCACGTTTGGCTACGCTACGCTTGGTTACTCCTCACATGCTTGTTCCCTTCCCCGAATTCGGTCCAATCTGGAAAGGATAAATTCCCCCAtttgtccttccccccaTACAAGCATTAATTATGATAAGATActcttctttgtttttgctCATCGGGGATTGGACAACGGGGCTTTTACTTGCGAGGGGTTTATTATCCCGTTAACCCATTTTTacaatgttttttttttttacctgacctgttcaggcgaTTTTTGCactatgccttttttttttttttttttcttttgcaaatTGACTAGTCAAGGTGGAAAGTTCGTTCATTGGACAGAGTCAAATAACGGACGGTGGACTGTCCTgtcctttcccccctcttaccaaaaaaaaaagaagaacgtgTTGATGGCTGACAGCACCCATGTTGGGAAAATACATCGTGCCATCAGCAGCGTCGACATTTGCCGCGATAGCAGGGGCCATCTTtgctgcgtttttttttttctttcacacTTATGGAGGTTATGCACCACGGGTGGGTTGTTACCCTCTTCAGGCAGTGTCTATGGCACGACTTCAGAACAGCGGAGGAACAACACTTTAACTATGCAGGGAGGAGTGTTTGTCCTTGGCTCTTTCCTCCCTGATGTGCTTTATTCACTACAAATAGGTAGACGGTTTTCCCCGCACAGTGATGTGAAGGGGTTTCCCCCGGTTCATTCCTCGCCCCCACAGGGGGCACACAAATGAACGAACTCCTCGGTAGGGACAAAAATGGCGGAGCAAACAAAACTATTGTGAACAAAAGTGCATTCAAAattgtgttcattttgttggcAATACGTGGGAGTTGTCCCCCATCGGCCtgcgttttttcttctttccttgtgTGTCAACCCGACCGCTGCGGCCAACTGGTCTTCTGGAACCTACGGGTCTGCCATCGGAATGCCAAAGTGCTTACAAAGGTAGCGACCTATGGCATCTTCAATCCGTTCCTTCTCATTCGAGGTGGTAAGTTTGAAGAAATCATCTTTCCCCGTGAAGATAAAAACAGAGTTATAACGCTCATTCAACAGGTTGGCAACTAATATGTCTGCGAAAGGGATTCTCTCGTTTGACTTGCTGAGTAGTGTTTTCTCATCGTCTTCCAGTTTGAACATACAAAAGTTAAGTAGGGGAAAGTACTTCTTCGTAAGTTTGTAAAATTTGGGGGCTAGCTGCATTCGGAAGGAGACAGTTGCATTCGTCTCACTATTTATTTTGTGATTACTTAACTCTGCAAAGGGTATGTAGAAATCGCTCACCGCTGCGCTTAAGATGACGAGGTGTGGTAAAGGGAAAACTCCATTGGTCTTCACATCCGTAGTGGTATGGCTGACCTGCCTAGCCCTCCAATCCTCATTGAGCAAATTACAAATGGCCGTCAAGTAAAATCCATAGTCAAAAATTGACTCAAAAGAAATACAAAGAAGATTTTtcctgaactgttcatacgATTTTGCATCATTTACCACAGCTTCATGGTCGTGTTGTGATAAATTCAGCGTGACACGTCCATCCACAAGACGAATATTGTCCATGCGAGTAGCACATTTTAAGTGACACTCGAATGGCATGAAGGTACCCTTTCGATGTAgaaaaattacttttttttttttctttaaaaaatattcacacatatgtgctccccttcttccagtggaaaaattttccatgtgTCTGATGGGAACTTTCTCGAGTGGAACTTTGGTTCCCCCCGAGGTGATCAGAATGATCTGACTTGCTTCCTCTTGAAGGAGTTCATTTTGTATCTTCTTCAGAACGTCGTCTAAATTGTTTGGCCTTAACTCGCTGACGAAGAATTCCGGGTGCTCCACCAGGCAATCCATCTTCGCACTGCTTCGTAATAGTCCTTCTGTTCGTTTCTTCTGTTTGCCCCTCCTCTGGGGTAGGGTGACTACGCACAGAAATGTGCCTATGTTTGTTTCCTCCTATACGCGCAAATGTATCAGATGTATCGAATGCGTGGAGGCTTCCTCCTGGCGACCATTTGAAGTGGTAGCGTTGACTCAAGTGcatattcttatatatacatggtaGTGCCCACCCTGGCGACcatcacgaaaaaaaaaaaaaaaaaaaaaaaaaaatggagagcgcattccccttttaacTTTTCTCCCAACAGGTTCAACCCGTGGAGAGTGAACCCCCGACAAGCGCATCTCATCTGATCGCATGGTGTGCGTGCAGTGAGGAACAACAGCAACTCCACCAGAGCGATCAACGCGAGTGATTCAGTCATTCTGCGCTAGCTTCCCACCACGGACCACGCGTGTATGAATCATATATAGgaagcatatataattaagaagtttttttttttttttttattttatttgtaccTTATCCCTCCCCGCCGGACCCCAAAACGATAATAGCCCAACAGTTTGTTGCCCCACCTGAGGGACATCTTCCCCCCAAAATGGGCGACCGAATTGACAACCGGCACTTCGACTACGTGCTTCCCGTCCACGTGGACGTGGACCAAATAAACGAAGTAAACAAAACGTGCATTTACATCAGTGGCAATGTGAACCCGTACGTGTATAGCAAAAACACCAGTGGAAAATTAACCAAGTTGTTAGGGGGGGCCTACAACTACCAGTCTGAAGGATCGACTGAGGGGGAAACTAAGCTAGCCACAATTAAGGAGGAGGATCGACCACCAGCTCGCACGCCTAAAGGTGGAGTGACCACCTCGGAACAAATCCTAGCAGATAGAACTCTCCTAGGTAATGGAACAAACAGCGTGGTAGCCACTACGCTCATCGGACCAACACCAAACGTGCAAATGTTTAGCAGAGGAATAGAATCACCTCAGTTAAACATACGAATAAAAAACACACAAGGATTTCGGGACGATCGAGAAAGAACACTAGAAGAAatagttgtaaaaaatttagaacAAATAATCGACCAAGGGATGTATAAATTTCAGCAGTTCCATGTCCGTGTGCAAATCTTACGTGAATCCTCCTACGTTTTGTCTAGTATAATAAACTCCGTCATCCTTAACCTTATATACAACAACATAAGTTTGAACTTTGTGGTGAATTCTATAAACGTCGGGATTGTTGACAGGGGGAAGTATGGCACCTACATCGAGGACATGGCGCGTGTGAAAGCCGGCACGGTAGTAGGAGACAGCCGTGGTGTAACTCCCATCAATGAAGGGGTCACCACCAAAGCAGAGGTTCCCCCCACGGCTGGCGTAACTACCCCTCCACATGCAGACAAACTATTCTACGGAGACCGACAGATGTACATCCCAAAGATTATCTTGGACCCCCTCGATGAGGAAGTCGACCTATACTGCAGCAGCGCCTTCTGCTTCATCGTTGCACCGGATTTTCAAAAAGTTATTTCAAACATAGTAATAAAGAACTCTATTGGAATGTCCTCTGAAGTGTTTAGTCTCTCCAAGTGGTACGCTTGCGAGGTCTCCCGACTTTTGCACAGCGGCATCAGGCGCAGTTACGCTTCGCACTTGAAGCGGCTCGAAACCTGCCTTGAGAGCAACTACCTCTAGGGGGGCCACGCAACACGTCAACATTACATCGTTGCACGGCGTATCCCCCTCACTtcatcctctttttttttttttttttttttttttcgtttcactCCGCCCCGCACAGTGGAGTTTTCACGCATGCACCGTCAATGTGCAAGCTTCCCTaaagtgcttttttttcttcgcgcCCGTGCAACAGTTTTGAAACGCTCATACATTTGTAAgataatttcccccccctttttttaacggTACAATCTCTTTGCTACATTGCTGCAATACCAAGTAACCACGTGCTGCCCTACCGATCCCCCTTAACGTGGGTGATGCAAAACCGAATGCACCACGTGGAGAATCCCCCTTGTGGGGTGAACGGATGAGAAGAGGAGCTCCACTCGTGGGACGGCAAAAATGACGGCAAGTACACCTCACATTAGGAACTTGCTTGGCAGGAGAGCTTACCCAAACGAACTACACTCTAACCTAACCGCTTACGAAACACACGATGCGAGTCCCAGGGGTGAACTTCCCCCCGGGTGTGAAGCTCATCTCAGGTTTGAAGCCCCCCGCAAGAACCTTCCTCACCATTTCGAGGTTCCCCTTCTTTAGCAGCAGCCATGGTTTGCGTAATGGCCCCCTCCTAATGACCACCCCTTTGGGGGTAGGACCCCACGGAGCAAGCAGTGCCGGTGTGCAAGTACCCCGTGCACAGCTGTCCCACCACACCTACACAAGCATAAATGTTAACCTGATGGAAGTGACTCTAATAAACAATGCCCACCCGAAGAAGACTTCACTCTGTTGCCTGCGCGGGTTTTTCCCCATGGGGTCCAAACAATTcagcacaaaaaatattaggGGGAGGTTATTTTACAAAAGGAGGCCCAAGCAGATACCaaagctgaaaaaaaaaaactggagATCCAAGTGGTTAGAAGGAGCACcacaaaaaagaggaatctGTTTAAAGGTCCGAGTTCAGACTCCTAAGAAGCCAAATTCAGGactgaaaaaaatagcacgTGTGAGATTATCCACCGGAAGAATTGTCTCTGTATACATTCCAGGAATTGGTCACAATTTGAACACACACAATATCATACTTGTACGAGGTGGTAGATGCAAGGACATTCCTGGGTGCAATTACAAAGCTATTAGAGGGGTCTACGACTTACTCCCCGTTAAAAATAGATTTAGGGGAAGGAGTAAGTATGGGGTGAAACTttcggaagaaaaaaaaaaacacctacTCGAGAGGTACAACTTTAAGCACATATACATTAGGAAGGACGTGGAAGAGTTTAACAAATACAAGTGGTTCAATTACGTCGATGGGCAGAAGAACCTCAGGCAGAAGCCGCTGGAGGATGAAGAACCCGTCCCCATTAACATCTTCCACTTTAACACCTACTACCGGAACCGCAAGTTTCAGCAGTCCCAGGAGCAGTGATCCCATTAACCGTAGCGGCCACCACGGTTTCCTTTTCACCGCTGCGTGttcgcccatttttttttttttttgctcacaCTGTGACCCAACGTCCATTACGCCTTGCTCACCTCCCCAACGAATCAACCCTTCCTCCACTTTGTCGTGTTTTCCAACCACAACCCATTTGAGATTCCCACCGCTCAGCAAAACCTAAGCGTAGTTCGATTGGCACCCACACAGTCgtacaacaacaaaaaaaatagcttaataaaataattaatccAATCTGGACTGAAAAAAGCCACGCCCATGAGCGTTAAGTTGAAACGGATAACACTATCTCCATGCACGCTAAAGCTGCACCCCTCCCAGGGTGTaagatcaaaaaaaaaaaaaaaaaaataataataatatatggtAGTAAAAAACGTGCACAAACAGGGGGAAGGAGTGTCGAACAGAGCGCCActtaaattgaaaaaagtgcagaGAAACGATCGAAGTGGGCGCACTCTACTCTGTTCCCCTCCACAAGTTACCTTACCGCACACATGGGAAAGCCCTTTTCACTACCGGCTTCTCCGATGCCGCCGCATGTATCCCCTTCTGTCTCGATTCCCACTCCTACTCCCCTTTCGAAACACAAACGGGAGACATAAACAAAGAACGCAGTGGAGACAGCAGCTTCCCCTAATCTTACCacaggggtggtggtggtcgGCTGCGATCTCCTCTGTGTGTCCGTACGCGCAGAGCTCACACGGATATAAGTAACATAAGCATATGTACTGCCCCTCCTGCATGCTCTCTTTGTGTCTGCgtaaataatatacacacaagTGTGGGCACGTTGGAGCACTGAACTCGATGTTCTTCCGCGGGCACCCCATTTCGACCCTCCACTATTGGAcggtcacaaaaaaaaaattgaaaaaaaaaataaaaagtacaGTACTCAGGGTGCATAATATTGCACACAATACGCACAGCATAAAGGGGCAAAATCATTCCAACCATAATGAGGCACACAATCCGCgccttcccatttggggagaAGGACGGAGCCTCTCACTCGAGTTGTCCCTcatttgtcctttttgtCGTTTGCCAGCTGGTCGATCTTTCTGCTACAATTCTCACTCGTTGTGGGGGTCCTTAGAGCCATCCACATTGGGGTCCTTCTGCGGGAT
This region of Plasmodium coatneyi strain Hackeri chromosome 3, complete sequence genomic DNA includes:
- a CDS encoding Phosphopantothenoylcysteine synthetase; this encodes MDCLVEHPEFFVSELRPNNLDDVLKKIQNELLQEEASQIILITSGGTKVPLEKVPIRHMENFSTGRRGAHMCEYFLKKKKKVIFLHRKGTFMPFECHLKCATRMDNIRLVDGRVTLNLSQHDHEAVVNDAKSYEQFRKNLLCISFESIFDYGFYLTAICNLLNEDWRARQVSHTTTDVKTNGVFPLPHLVILSAAVSDFYIPFAELSNHKINSETNATVSFRMQLAPKFYKLTKKYFPLLNFCMFKLEDDEKTLLSKSNERIPFADILVANLLNERYNSVFIFTGKDDFFKLTTSNEKERIEDAIGRYLCKHFGIPMADP
- a CDS encoding Ribosomal protein, yielding MRVPGVNFPPGVKLISGLKPPARTFLTISRFPFFSSSHGLRNGPLLMTTPLGVGPHGASSAGVQVPRAQLSHHTYTSINVNLMEVTLINNAHPKKTSLCCLRGFFPMGSKQFSTKNIRGRLFYKRRPKQIPKLKKKNWRSKWLEGAPQKRGICLKVRVQTPKKPNSGLKKIARVRLSTGRIVSVYIPGIGHNLNTHNIILVRGGRCKDIPGCNYKAIRGVYDLLPVKNRFRGRSKYGVKLSEEKKKHLLERYNFKHIYIRKDVEEFNKYKWFNYVDGQKNLRQKPLEDEEPVPINIFHFNTYYRNRKFQQSQEQ